The Geoalkalibacter subterraneus genome contains the following window.
ATCATAAAGCGGTCGATCTCAGGATCTTTCGCACCCCTTTCACGCGCCAGGTTTCCCCAGAAGGCGATGCCTTTCAGAGTGTAAACCAGCAGATCCTGCAATGCCGCGACATCGGGCTGCTTGCCGCAGACGCCGATTTTGGTGCAGCCGGTGCCCTGAGCGGCCTGTTCGCACTGATAACAGAACATGCTGACATCTTTGGAATCAAATTGAGGAGTGTCGGTGGAATCCTGCTTCTGTTTCTTCAGACCGAGAAATTCAAGAATTTTGCTCATGTTGATTCTCCTTTGTGACTGGGGATTGTTGTGGTGAAAACTCGCGAAATTTGTCTGATCGGTTATAATTTCCCGCGTGATTGATCCGACTGTGAAGCGAACATACCCCATGCGGATTCAACTCACTTTGACCGAAGTCAAGAATATCAAAAAAAGTAAGGAATCAACGATTGACGCACTCGCAAAATGATCGATTTGATATGCGCGCCAGTCCGGACAAGCCTATCTGGTTTATGGTCGATGTCCAGAATGCTGCAGACCTGGCGCGTCCGCTGACGCGCGATGTGCTGCGGGATCACCCGATCCTGGCCGGGATGGATGTTTTGAGAAAGGGCAATCGCCTCTCAATACAGCCTGTGACCGAGGAACAGTGGCAGGCCGTGTTGGAAATGGGCGGTGCTCAAGATCATTTTGTATA
Protein-coding sequences here:
- a CDS encoding EVE domain-containing protein, coding for MTHSQNDRFDMRASPDKPIWFMVDVQNAADLARPLTRDVLRDHPILAGMDVLRKGNRLSIQPVTEEQWQAVLEMGGAQDHFV